The Vicia villosa cultivar HV-30 ecotype Madison, WI linkage group LG1, Vvil1.0, whole genome shotgun sequence genome includes a region encoding these proteins:
- the LOC131644061 gene encoding phospholipase D zeta 1-like, producing the protein MSSEPLIHPSDRGSSFQQCGEPPRIFEELPKASIVSVSRPETGEISPILLSYTIELQYKQFKWHLRKKASQVLYLQFALRKRAIIEEFHDKQEQVKEWLHSLGIVDQTVMVHDDDEPDDGAVPIHHEDSVKNRYVPSVAALSIIRPSLGGQQSVADRAKVTMQNYLDLFLGNLEIVNSREVCKFLEVSKLSFLQEYGPKLREGYVTVKHLLNTSQDSDVTCFPCHWFHFCDNNWKKVWAVLKPGFLALLDDPFNNKPLDIIMFDVLPSSPGKGETKIYLAEPIKEHNPLRYTFKVTGGNRSICLRTISSAKVQTWVTAINEAGLRPMEGWCYPHRFGSFAPTRGLTVDGSQAQWFVDGEAAFEAIASSIQDAKSEIFITGWWLCPELYLRRPFDSFPTCRLDSLLEEKAKQGVQIYVLLYKEVSIALKINSLYSMRRLLKIHENVRVLRSPDHFASRVYLWSHHEKLVIIDYKVCFLGGLDLSFGRFDTPEHKVGDSPSVIWPGKDYYNPRESEPNSWEDTMTDEFDRQRYPRMPWHDVHCALWGPPCRDIARHFVQRWNHAKRTKAPNEDEIPLLMPHHHMVIPHYMGRSKEVDIDDKKDEDNKNDIDRLDSLSSQSPLQDIPLLLPQEADGAVTPNGDHRNSSESSPLLSQNLEGETLVSDNQKKGFQDEVVPFNFEPQCAVDALDDWWETPEGSNDAATLEYGQVGPRTTCHCQVIRSVSQWSVGTSQPEESIHTAYCSLIEKAKHFIYIENQFFISGLAMDDTIQNRVLEAIYRRILQAHKEQEDFRVIIVMPLLPGFQGGLDDSGAATVRALTHWQYRTISRERHSILHNLEALLGRKTHDYISFYGLRSHGRLYPDGPMATSQVYVHSKLMIIDDRVALIGSSNINDRSLLGSRDSEIGVVIEDKEYVESLMNGKPWKAGKFSHSLRCSLWSEHLGLHTGEINKINDPVADSTYKDLWSATAKENTRIYHEVFSCIPNDQIHSRATLRQSMVHWKEKLGQTTIDLGIAPDKLICHENGERKIIDPIDRLKSIKGHLVSFPLDFMCEEDLRPAVIESEFYVSPQVYH; encoded by the exons ATGTCTTCTGAGCCGTTGATTCATCCGTCCGATAGAGGTTCATCGTTCCAGCAATGCGGCGAACCTCCGAGGATTTTCGAGGAATTGCCGAAAGCCAGTATCGTGTCCGTTTCGCGACCGGAGACCGGTGAAATAAGTCCGATTCTTCTTTCGTATACGATTGAATTGCAGTATAAACAG TTCAAGTGGCATTTAAGGAAGAAAGCATCACAAGTTCTCTATTTACAGTTTGCATTGCGGAAGCGGGCCATAATTGAAGAATTTCATGACAAGCAAGAACAG GTAAAAGAGTGGCTTCATAGCTTAGGAATAGTAGATCAAACAGTAATGGTGCATGATGATGATGAACCTGATGATGGAGCTGTACCAATACATCATGAAGACAGTGTTAAAAACAG ATATGTCCCATCAGTTGCTGCCCTATCAATAATCCGTCCGTCACTAGGGGGCCAACAATCGGTTGCAGACAGAGCCAAAGTTACAATGCAGAATTATTTGGATCTCTTTTTAGGAAACCTAGAGATTGTGAATTCTCGAGAG GTCTGCAAGTTTTTGGAGGTCTCCAAGCTATCTTTTTTACAAGAGTATGGTCCAAAACTGAGAGAGGGATATGTAACGGTGAAGCATTTGTTAAATACTTCTCAGGATTCAGATGTAACTTGCTTTCCATGTCACTGGTTTCACTTTTGTGATAACAATTGGAAGAAG GTATGGGCTGTTTTGAAACCTGGGTTTTTGGCCTTGCTGGATGATCCCTTCAACAACAAGCCACTGGATATAATTATGTTTGATGTCCTTCCATCTTCACCCGGAAAAGGAGAGACCAAAATATATTTAGCTGAACCTATAAAGGAACACAATCCTTTGCGTTACACATTTAAG GTTACTGGTGGAAACAGAAGTATATGCTTGAGAACTATCAGCAGTGCTAAAGTTCAAACTTGGGTTACTGCAATTAATGAAGCTGGTCTAAGACCTATGGAGGGTTGGTGTTATCCTCATCGCTTTGGTTCATTTGCTCCCACAAGAGGTTTGACTGTAGATGGGAGCCAAGCCCAATGGTTTGTAGATGGAGAAGCAGCATTTGAagcaattgcttcttcaattcaagATGCAAAATCAGAG ATCTTCATAACAGGTTGGTGGCTGTGCCCAGAGCTCTACCTAAGGCGGCCTTTTGATAGTTTTCCTACCTGTAGGTTAGACTCTTTATTGGAAGAAAAGGCTAAACAAGGGGTTCAG ATTTACGTGCTTCTCTACAAGGAGGTTTCTATAGCTTTGAAAATCAACAGCTTGTACAGTATGAGAAGACTGCTAAAAATTCATGAAAATGTGAGGGTATTACGCTCTCCCGACCATTTTGCTTCTCGTGTGTATTTATG GTCGCACCATGAAAAGCTTGTAATTATTGATTACAAGGTTTGCTTTCTTGGAGGATTAGATTTAAGCTTTGGACGATTTGACACACCTGAACACAAAGTGGGTGATAGCCCCTCTGTAATATGGCCCGGAAAGGACTATTACAATCCAAG AGAATCTGAACCAAACTCATGGGAAGACACCATGACAGATGAATTTGATCGCCAAAGATATCCACGTATGCCATGGCATGATGTCCATTGTGCTCTCTGGGGACCTCCCTGCCGTGACATTGCTCGGCACTTTGTTCAACGTTGGAATCATGCTAAG AGAACTAAAGCTCCAAATGAAGATGAAATTCCTTTACTTATGCCTCACCATCACATGGTCATCCCACATTACATGGGAAGAAGCAAAGAGGTTGACATTGATGATAAGAAAGATGAAGACAACAAAAATGACATTGACAGGCTGGATTCATTGTCTTCACAATCTCCATTGCAAGATATACCGTTACTTTTACCTCAAGAAGCAGATGGAGCAGTTACTCCAAATGGTGATCATAGAAATTCCAGTGAAAGTTCTCCATTATTGTCCCAAAATCTGGAAGGTGAAACTTTAGTGTCAGATAACCAGAAGAAAGGGTTTCAAGATGAAGTTGTTCCTTTTAACTTTGAGCCTCAATGTGCTGTTGATGCTCTAGATGATTGGTGGGAAACACCAGAAGGTTCCAATGATGCCGCTACTTTGGAATATGGACAAGTTGGCCCACGTACTACTTGTCACTGTCAG GTAATCAGAAGTGTAAGCCAGTGGTCTGTTGGAACAAGTCAACCTGAAGAAAGCATTCACACTGCATATTGTTCTCTTATTGAAAAGGCAAAGCATTTTATCTACATTGAG AACCAATTTTTCATATCAGGTCTAGCAATGGATGACACAATACAGAACCGTGTTTTGGAAGCAATATACAGGCGTATTTTGCAAGCTCACAAAGAACAGGAAGATTTTAGAGTCATAATTGTGATGCCCCTCTTGCCTGGCTTCCAG GGTGGTCTGGATGATAGTGGTGCTGCAACTGTGAGAGCCTTGACACATTGGCAGTATAGAACAATTTCTAGAGAAAGGCATTCCATATTACACAATCTTGAAGCTTTACTTGGTCGTAAGACACATGATTATATTTCCTTTTATGGTCTAAGATCTCATGGTAGGCTTTATCCAGATGGTCCTATGGCTACAAGTCAG GTATATGTGCACAGTAAGTTGATGATAATTGATGACCGTGTAGCTTTGATTGGATCATCTAATATAAATGACCGGAGTTTGCTTGGATCAAGAGATTCTGAG ATTGGAGTGGTTATAGAGGACAAAGAATATGTTGAATCGTTGATGAATGGAAAGCCGTGGAAGGCTGGTAAATTTTCCCATAGCCTTCGCTGTTCCCTATGGTCTGAACATCTTGGCCTTCATACCGGAGAG ATTAATAAAATCAATGATCCAGTGGCAGATTCAACTTACAAGGATTTGTGGTCAGCAACTGCAAAG GAAAATACAAGAATATACCATGAAGTCTTTTCTTGTATTCCCAATGATCAGATACACTCAAG AGCCACACTTCGGCAAAGCATGGTCCACTGGAAAGAAAAACTTGGCCAAACCACCATTGATTTGGGAATAGCCCCTGACAAGTTAATCTGTCACGAGAatggagaaagaaaaataatagacCCAATAGATAGATTGAAGTCTATAAAGGGACATCTTGTTTCCTTTCCTTTGGATTTCATGTGTGAGGAAGATTTAAGACCAGCTGTTATTGAAAGTGAGTTTTATGTATCGCCTCAAGTATATCATTAA